One Staphylococcus simiae genomic region harbors:
- the betB gene encoding betaine-aldehyde dehydrogenase, with protein MELVKQLSQRQFIDGEWVDSSNNNTRDIINPYNQEVIFQVAEGTKEDAERAILAARCAFESGEWSQQTAETRGNKVRAVADKIKEHREELAQLETLDTGKTLEESYADMDDIHNVFMYFAGLADKEGGEIIDSPIANTESKVVKEPVGVVTQITPWNYPLLQASWKIAPALATGCSLVMKPSEITPLTTIRVFELMEEVGFPKGSINLILGAGSEVGDVLSGHQEVDLVSFTGGIETGKHIMKNAANNVTNVALELGGKNPNIIFEDADFELAVDQALNGGYFHAGQVCSAGSRIIVHNSIKEQFEQALIERVKKIKLGNGFDKDTEMGPVISTEHRQKIENYMDIAKREGATIAIGGKRPDREDLQAGLFFEPTVITNCDTSMRIVQEEVFGPVVTIEGFEDEQQAVQLANDSIYGLAGAVFSQDIGKAQRVANKLKLGTVWINDFHPYFAQAPWGGYKQSGIGRELGKEGLEEYLVSKHILTNTNPQVIHWFGQ; from the coding sequence ATGGAACTTGTAAAACAATTATCTCAACGTCAATTTATAGATGGAGAGTGGGTTGACAGCTCTAATAACAACACGAGAGATATCATCAATCCTTATAATCAAGAAGTGATATTTCAAGTTGCAGAGGGCACTAAAGAAGATGCTGAACGTGCAATTTTAGCAGCTAGATGTGCTTTTGAGTCTGGAGAGTGGTCGCAACAGACAGCTGAAACTCGAGGTAATAAAGTAAGAGCCGTCGCTGATAAGATTAAAGAACATCGTGAAGAACTAGCGCAACTGGAAACGTTAGATACTGGTAAAACACTTGAGGAATCCTATGCAGATATGGATGATATTCATAACGTCTTTATGTATTTTGCTGGATTGGCAGATAAAGAAGGGGGAGAAATCATTGATTCTCCAATTGCCAATACAGAAAGTAAAGTGGTGAAAGAACCTGTAGGTGTAGTGACGCAAATCACACCTTGGAACTACCCTTTGTTACAGGCTTCATGGAAGATAGCGCCAGCGTTAGCAACAGGATGTTCATTAGTAATGAAACCTAGCGAAATCACACCATTAACAACGATTCGAGTTTTTGAATTAATGGAGGAAGTTGGTTTCCCTAAAGGTAGTATTAACTTGATTTTAGGTGCTGGTTCCGAAGTAGGCGATGTATTATCAGGTCATCAAGAAGTAGATCTCGTATCATTCACTGGTGGTATTGAAACTGGTAAACATATTATGAAGAATGCAGCTAACAATGTTACAAACGTAGCTTTAGAACTCGGCGGTAAAAATCCTAATATTATTTTTGAAGATGCAGATTTTGAGTTAGCAGTCGACCAAGCATTAAATGGCGGTTATTTCCACGCAGGACAAGTATGCTCAGCAGGTTCAAGAATTATAGTGCACAATAGTATAAAAGAACAATTTGAACAAGCATTGATTGAGCGAGTAAAAAAAATAAAACTGGGTAATGGGTTCGACAAAGATACTGAAATGGGGCCAGTGATTTCAACTGAGCATCGTCAAAAGATTGAAAATTACATGGATATCGCTAAACGAGAGGGTGCCACAATTGCAATAGGAGGTAAACGTCCTGATAGAGAAGATTTACAAGCAGGATTGTTCTTTGAACCTACTGTCATTACTAATTGCGACACATCTATGAGAATTGTTCAAGAAGAAGTATTTGGTCCAGTCGTAACGATTGAAGGATTTGAAGATGAACAACAAGCAGTTCAGTTAGCAAATGATTCAATTTATGGACTTGCTGGTGCTGTTTTTTCACAAGATATTGGCAAAGCACAACGCGTGGCTAATAAATTGAAATTGGGTACAGTATGGATTAATGATTTCCATCCTTATTTTGCTCAAGCACCTTGGGGTGGTTATAAACAATCAGGTATTGGTCGCGAATTAGGAAAAGAAGGATTAGAAGAGTACTTGGTGTCTAAACATATTTTAACTAACACTAATCCACAAGTGATTCATTGGTTCGGTCAATAA
- a CDS encoding antibiotic biosynthesis monooxygenase family protein, with the protein MKIYDKFKAYVIEEFDDYITINKNNDIQYYEILESIDTLSNDTFCVLNHLYVNSGTEEVFEQKFLQRNKHLQDVEGFRALRFLRPKEAGRHYIIVTLWQDRQAFYNWQNSAEYAETHKNRGTKKGVDFKVVNRELSYNVRIELADLELYHQH; encoded by the coding sequence ATGAAAATATATGATAAGTTTAAAGCATATGTTATTGAGGAATTTGATGACTACATAACGATAAATAAAAATAATGATATACAATATTATGAAATACTTGAAAGTATAGACACGTTATCGAATGATACGTTTTGTGTGTTAAATCATTTATATGTAAATAGTGGTACAGAGGAAGTTTTTGAACAAAAATTCTTGCAGAGAAATAAACATTTACAAGATGTTGAAGGATTTAGAGCACTAAGATTTTTAAGACCTAAAGAAGCGGGAAGACATTATATTATTGTGACATTATGGCAAGACCGACAAGCATTTTACAACTGGCAAAATTCTGCTGAATATGCTGAAACACATAAAAATAGGGGAACTAAAAAAGGCGTTGACTTTAAAGTTGTTAATCGCGAATTATCATATAATGTTAGAATAGAACTTGCAGATTTAGAATTGTATCACCAACATTAA
- the nrdD gene encoding anaerobic ribonucleoside-triphosphate reductase: MNQIEEALTGLISKDPTIVNENANKDSDTFSTMRDLTAGIVSKSYALNYLLPKHVAQAHQNGDIHFHDLDYHPFQPLTNCCLIDAQDMLQNGFNIGNANVTSPKSIQTASAQLVQIIANVSSSQYGGCTVDRVDELLSTYAKYNEQRHRQVAKQFVKETEIELYVEQQVTQDINDAIESLEYEINTLYTSNGQTPFVTLGFGLGTDKLSRKIQQAILHTRIKGLGKDRTTAIFPKLVFSIKKGINFSAQDPNYDIKQLALECATKRMYPDILNYDTLVDILGDFKAPMGCRSFLPSWKDDKGQFENSGRCNLGVVTLNIPRIAIESKGDMTRFWEIFYERMEVLHDALLYRIQRLKDAVPNNAPILYKSGAFKYKLSEDDSVSRLFDNQRATISMGYIGLYEAATVFYGPDWETSKEAKDFTLEILKEMKRYQLMWTSRYDVWFSVYSTPSESLTDRFCRLDQQRFGDIPDITDKGYYQNSFHYDVRKDVTPFEKLDFEKEYPYYASGGFIHYCEYPKLNHNLKALEAVWDYSYDKVGYLGTNIPIDHCYECGFDGDFDTTAQGYQCPHCGNHNPKTVDVVKRTCGYLGNPVQRPVIKGRYQEMCARVKHMKAPK, translated from the coding sequence TTGAATCAAATCGAAGAAGCGTTAACTGGTTTGATTTCTAAAGATCCAACTATTGTTAATGAAAATGCCAATAAAGATAGTGACACATTTTCAACAATGAGAGACTTAACTGCAGGAATTGTTTCCAAATCATATGCTCTAAACTATTTGTTACCTAAACATGTTGCCCAAGCACATCAAAATGGTGACATACATTTTCATGATTTAGATTACCATCCATTTCAACCGCTCACTAATTGTTGTTTAATAGATGCACAAGATATGTTGCAGAATGGATTTAACATAGGAAATGCCAATGTAACATCACCTAAATCTATACAGACAGCATCAGCACAACTCGTGCAAATTATTGCCAATGTCTCAAGTAGTCAATATGGTGGATGTACAGTTGATCGGGTTGATGAACTATTAAGTACATACGCCAAGTATAATGAACAAAGACATAGACAAGTAGCTAAACAATTTGTTAAAGAAACTGAAATAGAATTATATGTTGAACAACAAGTGACGCAAGATATTAATGATGCTATTGAAAGTTTGGAGTATGAAATTAATACGTTATATACATCGAATGGTCAAACGCCATTTGTTACATTAGGATTTGGGTTAGGTACTGATAAACTTAGTCGTAAAATACAGCAAGCGATATTACATACACGTATTAAAGGTTTAGGCAAAGATCGTACGACAGCAATTTTTCCGAAGTTAGTTTTTTCAATCAAAAAAGGGATTAACTTTAGTGCGCAAGATCCTAATTATGATATTAAGCAATTAGCATTAGAATGTGCGACTAAAAGAATGTACCCAGACATTTTAAACTACGATACGTTAGTAGATATTTTAGGTGATTTTAAAGCGCCAATGGGTTGTCGCTCATTTTTACCAAGTTGGAAAGATGACAAAGGTCAGTTTGAAAATAGTGGACGTTGTAATCTTGGTGTAGTAACACTAAACATACCGAGAATAGCGATAGAATCAAAAGGTGATATGACACGCTTTTGGGAAATTTTTTATGAACGTATGGAAGTATTACATGATGCATTACTTTATCGTATTCAACGACTTAAAGATGCAGTCCCTAATAATGCACCTATTTTGTATAAAAGTGGGGCATTTAAATATAAATTGTCAGAAGATGACAGCGTGTCGAGATTATTTGACAATCAACGCGCAACGATTTCAATGGGGTATATTGGTTTATATGAAGCAGCAACAGTCTTTTATGGACCCGACTGGGAAACGTCTAAAGAAGCTAAAGATTTCACGTTAGAAATTTTAAAAGAAATGAAACGATATCAGTTGATGTGGACGTCACGTTATGATGTATGGTTTAGTGTTTATAGCACACCAAGTGAGTCTTTAACTGATCGCTTTTGTCGTTTAGATCAGCAGCGATTTGGAGATATTCCAGACATTACTGACAAAGGTTATTATCAAAATTCATTTCATTATGATGTACGGAAAGATGTAACACCATTTGAAAAATTAGATTTTGAAAAAGAATATCCATATTATGCCAGTGGTGGTTTTATTCATTATTGTGAGTATCCTAAACTGAACCATAACTTGAAAGCGCTAGAAGCGGTATGGGATTATTCATATGATAAAGTGGGTTATTTAGGTACTAATATTCCAATAGATCATTGTTATGAGTGTGGTTTTGATGGAGACTTTGATACCACAGCACAAGGTTATCAATGTCCACATTGTGGCAATCATAATCCTAAAACAGTTGATGTCGTTAAGCGTACTTGCGGCTATTTGGGCAATCCAGTGCAACGTCCTGTAATCAAAGGAAGATATCAAGAAATGTGTGCACGTGTTAAACACATGAAGGCACCGAAATAA
- the nrdG gene encoding anaerobic ribonucleoside-triphosphate reductase activating protein → MSILDIKTGQGYIAKIETHSFVDGEGVRCSVYVSGCPFNCLGCYNKAAQKFTYGEPFSPAILEEILDYCDQSYISGLSILGGEPFCNLDISLKLVQAFRQRFGYSKTIWVWTGFLYEYLVRDYDQRYDMLSLIDVLIDGLFIQHLYQPNLPYKGSLNQRIIDVQQSLMSDKMVEYIVS, encoded by the coding sequence ATGTCGATATTAGATATTAAAACTGGACAAGGCTATATTGCTAAAATAGAAACGCATAGCTTTGTAGATGGTGAAGGTGTACGTTGTAGTGTATATGTATCGGGATGCCCTTTTAACTGTTTAGGATGCTATAACAAAGCTGCACAAAAATTTACATATGGAGAGCCATTTTCACCAGCAATATTGGAAGAAATATTAGATTATTGTGATCAATCGTACATTTCAGGATTGAGTATACTTGGTGGCGAACCATTTTGTAATTTGGATATTAGTTTGAAACTTGTTCAAGCATTTAGACAACGTTTTGGATATTCTAAAACGATTTGGGTTTGGACAGGATTCTTATACGAATATTTAGTACGAGATTACGATCAGCGATATGATATGTTGAGCTTAATAGATGTGTTAATAGATGGCTTATTTATACAACATTTATATCAACCTAACTTACCTTACAAAGGTTCGTTAAATCAACGCATCATTGATGTTCAACAGTCATTAATGTCTGACAAGATGGTTGAGTATATTGTTAGTTAA
- the cudC gene encoding choline uptake/conversion transcriptional regulator CudC, with translation MTRSNNNQQQLEQAKDIVINSIGQTMDLYGTNRSVGNLYGTMVFEGSMTLDEMRHQLQMSKPSMSAGVKKLQEFDIVRQQFTRGSRKQHFIAEKDFFIFFRNFFAKKFQREIDINVEAVQDAQAIINPLLHREDLTDSEIAEAQNIKAQLDHTQIYYDWLEQLTTAIESGDIFKYFPIPEANSQSDNK, from the coding sequence ATGACTCGTTCAAATAACAACCAACAGCAATTAGAACAAGCAAAAGATATTGTCATAAATTCTATTGGTCAAACAATGGATTTATACGGTACTAATAGAAGTGTAGGAAATTTATACGGTACAATGGTCTTCGAAGGTAGTATGACGCTTGATGAAATGCGTCATCAATTGCAAATGAGTAAACCCAGTATGAGTGCGGGTGTAAAGAAATTGCAGGAATTTGATATCGTTAGACAACAATTTACACGTGGTAGTCGTAAGCAACATTTTATAGCTGAGAAAGATTTCTTCATCTTTTTTAGAAACTTTTTTGCTAAAAAATTTCAACGTGAAATTGATATTAATGTTGAAGCCGTTCAAGATGCACAAGCAATTATTAACCCTCTGCTACATCGTGAAGATTTAACTGATTCCGAAATAGCAGAAGCACAAAATATCAAAGCACAACTTGATCATACACAAATTTATTATGACTGGTTAGAACAATTAACAACAGCCATTGAAAGTGGAGATATTTTCAAATATTTTCCAATACCAGAGGCCAATTCACAAAGTGATAATAAATAA
- the betA gene encoding choline dehydrogenase has protein sequence MSNNNKSYDYVIIGGGSAGSVLGNRLSEDKDKEVLVLEAGRSDYFWDLFIQMPAALMFPSGNKFYDWIYSTDEEPHMGGRKVAHARGKVLGGSSSINGMIYQRGNPMDYEGWAEPEGMETWDFAHCLPYFKKLETTYGAAPYDKYRGHDGPIKLKRGPATNPLFQAFFDAGVEAGYHKTPDVNGFRQEGFGPFDSQVHRGRRMSASRAYLHPAMKRKNLTVETRAFVTQINYEGRRATGVTYKKNGKLHTVNAKEVILSGGAFNTPQLLQLSGIGDSEFLKSKGIEPRVHLPGVGENFEDHLEVYIQHQCKQPVSLQPSLDVKRMPLIGLQWIFTRTGAAASNHFEGGGFVRSNNDVAYPNLMFHFLPIAVRYDGQKAPVAHGYQVHVGPMYSNSRGSLKIKSKDPFEKPSIRFNYLSTEEDKREWVEAIKVARNILNQPALDPFNGGEISPGPEVQTDEEILDWVRRDGETALHPSCSAKMGPASDPMAVVDPLTMKVHGMENLRVVDASAMPRTTNGNIHAPVLMLAEKAADIIRGRKPLAPQYVDYYKHGVHDEHEGALDNKPYA, from the coding sequence ATGAGTAATAACAATAAATCATATGATTATGTCATCATTGGTGGCGGAAGTGCAGGGTCAGTGCTAGGCAATCGACTAAGTGAAGACAAAGATAAAGAAGTATTAGTTTTAGAAGCTGGGCGTAGTGATTACTTTTGGGATTTATTTATACAAATGCCTGCAGCATTAATGTTTCCTTCAGGTAATAAATTTTATGATTGGATTTATTCAACTGATGAAGAACCACATATGGGAGGACGTAAAGTAGCTCATGCTAGAGGTAAGGTACTTGGTGGATCAAGTTCAATCAATGGTATGATATATCAACGAGGTAATCCTATGGATTATGAAGGATGGGCTGAACCTGAAGGTATGGAAACGTGGGACTTTGCACACTGTCTTCCATATTTTAAAAAATTGGAAACGACTTATGGTGCGGCACCGTATGATAAGTATAGAGGTCATGATGGTCCGATTAAATTAAAACGTGGTCCTGCCACAAATCCTTTGTTCCAAGCATTCTTTGATGCAGGTGTCGAAGCAGGTTATCATAAGACGCCAGATGTTAATGGTTTCAGGCAGGAAGGTTTTGGGCCATTTGACAGTCAAGTTCATCGTGGTCGTCGTATGTCGGCTTCGCGTGCCTACTTGCATCCAGCAATGAAGCGTAAAAATTTAACAGTGGAAACACGTGCTTTTGTCACACAAATTAATTATGAAGGACGAAGAGCAACAGGCGTTACATATAAGAAAAACGGTAAATTACACACTGTTAATGCTAAAGAAGTAATATTGTCAGGTGGTGCTTTTAACACACCACAATTATTACAACTATCAGGTATTGGTGATTCAGAATTTTTAAAATCGAAAGGTATTGAACCACGCGTGCATTTACCTGGTGTTGGTGAGAATTTTGAAGATCATCTAGAAGTATATATTCAGCATCAATGTAAACAGCCAGTGTCTTTACAACCGAGTTTAGATGTCAAACGTATGCCATTGATAGGGTTACAGTGGATATTCACTCGCACAGGTGCAGCAGCATCTAACCATTTTGAAGGTGGCGGATTTGTGAGATCGAATAATGATGTTGCTTATCCAAACTTAATGTTCCACTTTTTACCTATAGCAGTTAGATATGATGGACAAAAAGCACCTGTTGCTCATGGCTATCAAGTACATGTTGGTCCAATGTATTCTAACTCTAGAGGTAGTTTGAAAATTAAATCTAAAGATCCATTTGAAAAACCAAGTATCCGTTTTAACTATCTATCTACAGAGGAAGATAAACGTGAATGGGTTGAAGCAATTAAAGTAGCTAGAAATATTTTAAATCAACCCGCCTTGGATCCATTTAATGGTGGAGAAATTTCACCAGGACCTGAAGTTCAAACAGATGAAGAAATATTGGATTGGGTACGTCGCGATGGCGAAACAGCATTACATCCATCATGTAGTGCTAAAATGGGCCCAGCATCAGATCCAATGGCTGTAGTTGACCCATTAACAATGAAAGTGCATGGTATGGAAAATTTACGTGTCGTTGATGCTTCGGCAATGCCGCGTACAACGAATGGTAATATACATGCGCCAGTATTAATGTTAGCTGAAAAAGCAGCAGACATTATTCGTGGTAGAAAACCATTAGCACCACAATATGTCGATTATTATAAGCATGGTGTTCATGATGAACATGAAGGTGCGCTAGACAATAAACCTTATGCATAA
- a CDS encoding sterile alpha motif-like domain-containing protein, translating into MTFYEYILGFVNDKTPLGDLATWVKQDDKFPKQEKIAENILSYFHQMTNLDHSFLEIVKRSLSLYDEIK; encoded by the coding sequence ATGACTTTTTATGAATATATACTGGGCTTTGTTAATGATAAGACCCCATTAGGTGATTTAGCAACTTGGGTGAAGCAAGATGACAAGTTTCCTAAACAAGAGAAAATAGCGGAAAATATTTTATCTTATTTTCATCAAATGACAAATCTAGATCATAGTTTTTTAGAAATAGTAAAACGTTCTCTCTCTTTATATGATGAAATTAAATAA
- a CDS encoding BCCT family transporter, which yields MKKKRVMDWTTFIGTVAVLLFAVIPMMAFPKASEDIITGINSAISNSIGSIYLFMGLAIFCFVMYIAFGKYGNVTLGKATDTPEFNTFTWAAMLFCAGIGSDILYWGVIEWAFYYQVPPNGAKSMSDEALQFATQYGMFHWGPIAWAIYVLPALPIGYLVFVKKQPVYKISQACRPILKGQTDKLLGKVVDILFIFGLLGGAATSLALGVPLISAGIERLTGLDGSNMILRSAILLTITVIFAISSYTGLKKGIQKLSDVNVWLSFILLAFVFIVGPTVFIMETTVTGFGNMLRDFFHMATWLEPFGGINGRKETNFPQDWTIFYWSWWLVYAPFIGLFIARISKGRRLKEVILGTIIYGTLGCVLFFGIFGNYAVYLQISGQFNVTGYLNTHGTEATIIEVVHHLPFPSLMIVLFLISAFLFLATTFDSGSYILAAASQKKVVGEPLRANRLFWAFALCLLPFSLMLVGGERALEVLKTASVLASVPLIVIFIFMMISFLIILGRDRIKLETRAEKLKEVERRSLRIIQVSEKEQDDNL from the coding sequence TTGAAAAAAAAGAGAGTTATGGACTGGACGACCTTCATAGGTACAGTTGCTGTACTTCTTTTTGCAGTTATTCCTATGATGGCATTTCCTAAAGCAAGTGAAGATATAATTACTGGAATTAATAGTGCCATTTCTAATTCAATTGGTTCGATATATTTATTTATGGGACTGGCGATCTTCTGTTTTGTGATGTATATCGCATTTGGAAAATATGGTAATGTAACGCTTGGTAAAGCTACTGATACTCCTGAATTTAATACATTTACATGGGCAGCAATGTTATTTTGTGCTGGTATTGGTTCGGATATTCTGTACTGGGGCGTGATAGAGTGGGCTTTCTATTATCAAGTTCCACCCAACGGTGCTAAAAGTATGAGTGATGAAGCATTACAATTTGCTACACAATACGGTATGTTCCATTGGGGACCTATTGCCTGGGCAATATATGTGTTACCTGCATTACCGATTGGTTACTTAGTATTTGTAAAGAAACAACCTGTATACAAAATAAGTCAGGCTTGTCGACCAATTTTAAAAGGACAAACTGATAAATTGTTAGGTAAAGTTGTAGATATATTATTTATTTTCGGCTTGCTAGGCGGTGCGGCAACATCGCTTGCGTTAGGTGTACCACTCATTTCTGCTGGTATTGAACGTTTAACAGGTTTAGATGGTAGTAACATGATTTTACGTTCGGCAATTTTATTAACTATTACGGTTATTTTCGCCATTAGTTCATATACTGGCCTAAAAAAAGGTATTCAAAAGCTAAGTGACGTCAATGTTTGGTTATCGTTTATTTTATTAGCTTTTGTTTTTATTGTAGGACCAACTGTGTTCATAATGGAGACGACTGTTACTGGTTTCGGTAATATGTTAAGAGACTTTTTCCATATGGCCACTTGGTTAGAACCTTTCGGAGGTATTAATGGGCGTAAAGAGACAAATTTCCCACAAGATTGGACGATATTCTATTGGTCTTGGTGGCTTGTTTATGCACCATTTATCGGCTTATTTATTGCTCGAATCTCTAAAGGTCGACGTTTGAAAGAAGTCATACTAGGAACAATTATCTATGGGACATTAGGTTGTGTCTTGTTCTTCGGTATCTTCGGTAACTATGCCGTATATTTACAAATTTCTGGACAATTTAATGTGACAGGTTATTTAAATACGCACGGTACCGAAGCCACAATTATTGAAGTAGTACATCATTTACCGTTCCCATCACTAATGATTGTCTTATTTTTAATATCTGCTTTTCTATTTTTAGCAACAACTTTTGATTCTGGATCATATATTTTGGCAGCTGCTTCACAGAAAAAAGTAGTTGGAGAGCCATTAAGAGCTAATAGACTATTTTGGGCATTTGCGTTATGTTTATTACCATTTTCATTAATGTTAGTTGGTGGAGAACGTGCACTAGAGGTATTGAAGACTGCGTCTGTGTTAGCTAGTGTGCCTCTGATAGTTATATTTATCTTTATGATGATATCGTTCTTAATTATTTTAGGTCGCGATAGAATTAAATTGGAAACACGTGCAGAAAAATTAAAAGAAGTAGAACGTCGATCATTAAGAATTATTCAAGTTTCTGAAAAAGAACAAGACGATAATTTATAA